The Candidatus Eisenbacteria bacterium DNA window CGCGTCGCTCCGCCCGCTTCGCGCACGCCCGCGACCGCGGCCGCCACCATCGCCGCGCCGCCGGTCGCGTGCACGGTGAGCAGGTCGGCGCCGAGGCGCGCGGCCGAGGCCGCCGCACCCCTCACAGTGTTGGGGATGTCGTGCAGCTTCAGGTCGAGAAAGACGCGCCGCCCGCGGGCCTTGAACGCGCGCACGACCGCGGGGCCTTCGGCGACGAACAGCTCCAGGCCGAGCTTGGCGAACTCGTCGCCCCCGCCCAGCCGATCGTCGAGCGCCACCGCCTCGGCGAGCGTCGCGACGTCGAAGGCGATCGCGAAGTCGGGCCGCGCGCTCACGGGCGATCCTCCGCGAGCTCGCGCGCGTCCGCCGGCGCGCAGCCCTGCGCGGCGGGCGCCGCGAACGTGCCGCGGAAGTCCGCGACGCGCGCGATGCCGTGCGAGGCGAGCCACTCGCGCATCTCGTCCACGACACGCGCCGCGACGCCCGGCTCGACGAACGTCGCCGTGCCGATCTGCACGGCCGCCGCGCCGGCGGCGATGAACTCGAGCGCGTCGCGGCCGCCCGCCACGCCGCCCGAGCCGATGACCGGAATGCCCACGGCGTGCGCGGCCTCGTGGCAGCGCGCGAGCGCCAGCGGCTTGATCGCGGGGCCCGAGAGCCCGCCGGTCGCGCGGCCGAGCCGGCTGCGCATGCGATCCAGATCAATGGACATGCCGACGAACGTGTTGACGGCGGTGAGCGCGTCGGCGCCGCCGGCTTCGCAGGCGCGCGCGGTGTCGCGGATGTCGGTCACGTCGGGCGAGAGCTTCGCGATCAGCGGCCGCGGGGAAAGCGGGCGCAGGCGCCGCATCGTCGCCTCGAGCCGCGACGGACTCGCCCAGTAGCGCGCGCCGCCGGCCGCGACGTTCGGGCAGGAGAAGTTGATCTCGAACGCCGCGACGCCCGGCTCCGCGCCGAGGGCTTCGAGCAGCTCGGCCAGCTCGTCCTCGGTCTCGCCGCCGACCGAGGCGATCACCGTCGCCTTCAGCTCCGCGAGCCGCGGGAGCTTCTCGCTCCGGAAGCGCGCCAGCCCGACGTTCTCGAGCCCGATGCTGTTCAGCATGCCGCCCGCGGTCTCGGCGATGCGCGTCGGCGCGTTGCCGGGGCGCGGCCGCACCGTGACCGTCTTGGTGACGATCCCTCCCAGCCGGCGGAGGTCCACGACGTGCGCGTACTCGTCGCCGTAGCCGAACGTGCCCGAGGCGGTCAGCACCGGATTGCGCAGCTCGAGCGAGCCGATGCGCACGGAAAGATCCACGCGCCGGGGCGGGATCGCCCGGCCCCACTCGCGCGCGCGGCTCATTCGACGCGCTCCCAGTCGAGATCGCGGGCCTCGAACACCGGACCGTCGGTGCAGCACATGGCCCATTCGGGGTTGCCCCTGAGGGCCGCGGCTCCCGAAGCCGCTCCCGCGGCGAGCACCCGTTCGCGCGCCTGCGCCGAGCACGGCAGCGGGCAGCCGCGGCAGACGCCGGTGCCGCAGGCCATGACGCTTTCCATCGCCAGCCACGCTTCGGCGCCGTGCGCGGTCGCCCAGCGCGCGATCGCCGAGAGCATCGCGTGCGGGCCGCAGGCGTGGATCACGAGCGGCGCCGCGAGCCTTGGAGCGAGGCGTTCGAGCACCTGCACGACGTTGCCGCGCAGGCCGCGCGAGCCGTCGTCCGTCGCCAGGTGCAGCCGGCCGCCGCGCTTCACGATCCGCGTGCGCGCCTCGTCGAGCCCGACGAGCAGCGAGCGGGTGCGCGCGCCGAAGACGAACTCGGCGGAGCGGCGCTGCCTGGCGAGCGCGTCGGCCGCCATGAGCAGCGGGGCGACGCCGCGTCCGCCCGCGACCAGCACCGGCGTGCCCGGCCGCCCGAGCGGGTAGCCGCGTCCGAGCGGGCCCGTGACGCGCACGCGGGAGCCGGGTTCGAGCGCGGCGAGCGCCCGCGTCCCCGTGCCGACGGGCGCGTAGAGAAAGCCGAGCGTCAGCGAGCGCGCGCGACGGACGGCGCCGGCGATGCTCATCGGCCGGGGAAGCAGCACCGGCGAGGGCGGCTCGAGAAGCAGCTGCACGAACTGGCCGGCCTCGGGCGTCTCGAAATCGGGCGGCACGTCGAGGTCGAGCCAGTGAAAGTCGCCGCCGAAGTGGCGCTGCGCGCGCACGCGCGCATCGCACTGGCGCCAGGTGCGCGCGGCCGGCGCGCTCATCTGCGGGTGCCCGCGCGGGTGCTGTCGGCATGCGCGCCGGAACTGTCCGCGGCGGCGCGGGAAGTGTCGGGTCGCGCGCGCGCGCTGTCCGGGCCCGGCGCGATCGGCGACGGAAGGCGCGGCGAGTCGCGCCCCGCCAGCGAGTCGGGCCGCGATCCCGGCGGAAAGAGTCCGGGCCCCGCGGGGCCGCCCGGTCCGGGACGGCCCAGCGGGAGGCGGTCCTCGGGCCGCATGGGCATCGCGCCCGGCATCCCGCGCCGCAGCGAGTCCGCGGGCGCGAACGCGTGCTCGCCCAGGCGCGGAACGCCCGCCGGCGGAGCGGGCAGCGCCGGCGAGGCCAGCGTGTCCGCCTTCGTCGTGTCCGGCGCCGGCGGCTCCGGCGCGACGATCAGGCTGTCGGGAACGGTCTGGCCGGCCGTCTCGAGATAGTCGCGCGCGGCGAGCTGCGCCTCGGTGGCCGGGTACTTCCGCACGACCAGCCAGAAGAGCGAATCCGCTTCCGCCTTGCGGTCGAGCCGCCGCGAGAGTACCCACGCCTGCGCGTTGAGCGCGCGGCCCGCGACGGCCGTGCCCGCGTAGTCGTGCGCCACCTTCGCGTACTCCTCGAGCGCGCGTTCGGGCCGCGAGAGCTGGAACAGATAGAGCTCGGCGGTCAGGAACGCCGCCTCGGCCTTCTTCTGGAGCGAATCGGCGCCGGAGCCCTTGCGGAACTGCTCGATGCGCTGCAGGTCGTCCGTCCGCTGCTGCGCGAGCGTCGTGAACGACGACGTGCCGAACTGCTCCTTCACCTTGCCGTACTCCTCGAGCGCGCGCGGGAAGTCGTCGGCGCCGGTCTCGTAGGCGAATCCGATCCGGTACTGCGCCTCGGCCGACAGCGCGGATTTCGGGTAGTCCTTGAGCACCGCCTCGAACTCGGCCAGCGCCTCCTTCGTCCGGCCGGCGAGCAGCTGCGCGGTGCCGACGCGCAGCGTGAGCCGGCCGTAGTGGTCCGAGCCGGCGGGCGGCAGCTGGTTCGGCTGCAGCTCGGGTGGCGGCGGCGTGTGCGACAGCTCGTTTCGGAGCAGCGCCAGCTCGTCGTCGAAACGCCGGGCCGCCTCGAGGCAGTCCACCTCGCGCATCAGGAACTGGAAGCGCTCCTCGTCGTTCGTTGCCCGCGCCCCGATGGCCCTGAAGTCGGCGCGCGCGCCGTCGTAGTCGCCCTGCTGGAAGCGCGCCTCGGCCCGCTGGCGCAGCGCGCGGTCGTAGAGCACGTGCTTCGGATATTTCTCGAGGATCTGCCCGGCGGCGGCGGCGGCTTCGCCGTAGCGCTTGAGCGACGACAGCGCCAGCGAGCGTTCGTAGTACGCGTAC harbors:
- a CDS encoding dihydroorotate dehydrogenase, giving the protein MSRAREWGRAIPPRRVDLSVRIGSLELRNPVLTASGTFGYGDEYAHVVDLRRLGGIVTKTVTVRPRPGNAPTRIAETAGGMLNSIGLENVGLARFRSEKLPRLAELKATVIASVGGETEDELAELLEALGAEPGVAAFEINFSCPNVAAGGARYWASPSRLEATMRRLRPLSPRPLIAKLSPDVTDIRDTARACEAGGADALTAVNTFVGMSIDLDRMRSRLGRATGGLSGPAIKPLALARCHEAAHAVGIPVIGSGGVAGGRDALEFIAAGAAAVQIGTATFVEPGVAARVVDEMREWLASHGIARVADFRGTFAAPAAQGCAPADARELAEDRP
- a CDS encoding tetratricopeptide repeat protein — translated: MVLVTLAATAGSCAYYNTFYLARRYYDRATDGQPYEVGRTAAGQVQNYTKAIDYSKKVLANYPKSKWVDDAYLMWARALIGRDDPLQTINMLQDFPTNFPKSDLKPQAEFYLGLASRNARRYAQAISALDDFLAQAPKSPLVPYAYYERSLALSSLKRYGEAAAAAGQILEKYPKHVLYDRALRQRAEARFQQGDYDGARADFRAIGARATNDEERFQFLMREVDCLEAARRFDDELALLRNELSHTPPPPELQPNQLPPAGSDHYGRLTLRVGTAQLLAGRTKEALAEFEAVLKDYPKSALSAEAQYRIGFAYETGADDFPRALEEYGKVKEQFGTSSFTTLAQQRTDDLQRIEQFRKGSGADSLQKKAEAAFLTAELYLFQLSRPERALEEYAKVAHDYAGTAVAGRALNAQAWVLSRRLDRKAEADSLFWLVVRKYPATEAQLAARDYLETAGQTVPDSLIVAPEPPAPDTTKADTLASPALPAPPAGVPRLGEHAFAPADSLRRGMPGAMPMRPEDRLPLGRPGPGGPAGPGLFPPGSRPDSLAGRDSPRLPSPIAPGPDSARARPDTSRAAADSSGAHADSTRAGTRR